One Chlamydiales bacterium DNA segment encodes these proteins:
- a CDS encoding HD domain-containing protein: MMQKDEQNRVLSSYKEDALRVEEQTFFEKAAFSRDHSRYLKEEEDHRLPYQRDVDRLVNSKAYSRYIDKTQVVYLVADDHITHRSLHVQLVSNFARGVAKRLHLNEELVEVIALGHDVGHPPFGHEGEGYLSELSFAAGNGFFVHNEHSCRLLREIEPLNLGLAVYDGFLCHSGGLVASRLKPVPIKTWPDHFNELEQRKKDPSQNIWPMTLEGCLVKLCDKISYIGRDLEDAHRLGLIERQEIPKTCLGNTNREILHVVAKDVQCMSYGKDEIVISDEVYDALKIMRKFNFERIYNHPKLKVESKRIKRAYSFLFEEILQNFTEKKEASLLFSQYLLHKTESYLASTSPVQMVVDYIAGMTDRFFLRTLESLILPKKIEML, translated from the coding sequence ATGATGCAAAAAGATGAGCAAAATAGAGTTCTTTCCTCTTATAAGGAAGATGCCTTGAGAGTCGAAGAACAGACTTTTTTTGAAAAAGCGGCGTTTTCAAGAGACCATAGTCGCTACCTTAAAGAAGAAGAAGATCATAGATTGCCCTATCAAAGAGATGTAGACCGCCTTGTTAACTCAAAAGCTTATTCACGCTACATTGACAAGACGCAAGTCGTCTATCTTGTAGCAGATGATCACATTACTCACCGTTCGTTACACGTTCAACTTGTTAGTAATTTTGCAAGGGGCGTTGCCAAAAGGCTACACTTAAATGAGGAGCTTGTGGAGGTAATAGCTCTTGGACACGATGTAGGGCATCCTCCATTTGGTCACGAAGGTGAGGGGTATTTAAGTGAGCTTTCCTTTGCAGCTGGAAACGGTTTTTTTGTTCATAATGAGCATTCTTGCCGCCTTCTGAGAGAAATTGAGCCTCTCAACCTAGGCCTTGCTGTATATGATGGTTTTTTATGCCATTCAGGAGGACTTGTTGCCTCAAGGCTTAAGCCTGTGCCTATCAAAACCTGGCCTGATCACTTTAATGAGCTAGAACAAAGAAAAAAAGATCCTTCTCAAAATATTTGGCCAATGACTTTGGAAGGGTGTCTTGTAAAGCTTTGTGATAAAATTAGTTATATTGGAAGAGACTTGGAAGATGCGCATCGCTTGGGCTTAATTGAGCGGCAAGAGATCCCTAAAACTTGCCTTGGTAATACAAATCGAGAGATTTTACATGTTGTTGCTAAAGATGTACAGTGCATGAGTTATGGTAAAGATGAAATCGTTATTTCTGATGAGGTTTATGATGCATTAAAGATCATGCGGAAATTTAATTTTGAAAGGATTTACAATCATCCCAAACTAAAAGTAGAGTCAAAACGCATTAAGAGAGCTTATAGTTTTCTTTTTGAAGAAATACTGCAAAACTTTACGGAGAAAAAAGAAGCAAGTCTTCTTTTTTCCCAATATTTGCTTCATAAAACAGAATCTTATCTTGCCTCTACAAGTCCTGTACAGATGGTTGTAGATTATATAGCCGGTATGACAGATCGATTTTTCTTGCGCACACTAGAGAGTCTTATTTTGCCCAAAAAAATTGAGATGTTGTGA
- a CDS encoding DUF687 family protein, with protein sequence MSSVSASENSPRNLPYFIFQKNDAWYDLICKYILLVFQGYREMEEYFPYLSERNIQSLTFEQMKKVSADKIRLAASTVLEVLNPIYVRNLSKAQKGAYFEVCGFGNLDRYSSIFQKRLINGELCEILPKHIATFTQKTLSLLKSEAFESLSAECLEAFHPKLRMHFTDSQKINFVQAYFNTHPTEIDFQKFEPEILGSDVINIISLTPERIKAFTDNHYKELLPTTIMRMDLGCIECIDHDVIKKVFDEDQRGVYFEIFDTLNRQKYRKAWQNDLDWQTQWSLPDVMMKSFEKYCSNNKPSKIYDLECFEESEYQIGFINGVWNPEEGAKSSAQYLSRMANGYNVHGVYNATHGKIADLLECRQGLMYNATEPVGELHKMWNAFFEKNKGNSAQFLMICHSQGAIHVRNALLNYDKALRKRIRVVAIAPGAYIYPETCAKVEHCRVKALRDPVPAIDSKGLERCKKRVTYLESHPNAGIIDHRFRSPTYYSKLREHIEDYLPKSLRDKAFSEKLNKEWSIIGLVEKVSA encoded by the coding sequence ATGTCATCAGTTTCAGCAAGTGAGAATTCTCCCAGAAATCTTCCCTACTTTATCTTTCAAAAAAATGATGCTTGGTATGACCTAATTTGTAAGTATATTCTTTTGGTTTTCCAAGGATATCGAGAAATGGAAGAGTATTTTCCTTACCTTTCTGAAAGAAATATCCAGTCTTTAACTTTTGAGCAAATGAAAAAGGTTTCCGCAGATAAAATAAGACTTGCTGCTAGTACGGTTTTAGAGGTGCTTAATCCAATATATGTAAGGAATTTATCTAAAGCGCAAAAGGGTGCTTATTTTGAAGTATGCGGATTTGGTAATTTAGATAGATATTCTTCTATTTTTCAAAAGAGGTTAATTAATGGAGAGCTTTGTGAAATTTTGCCAAAACATATTGCAACATTTACTCAAAAGACTCTTTCTTTATTGAAGTCTGAAGCCTTTGAAAGTTTAAGCGCAGAGTGCCTAGAAGCATTTCATCCTAAGTTACGTATGCATTTTACCGATTCTCAAAAAATCAATTTTGTTCAGGCATATTTTAATACACATCCAACAGAGATAGATTTTCAGAAGTTTGAGCCAGAAATTTTGGGTAGTGATGTTATAAATATCATTTCTTTAACACCAGAGCGCATAAAAGCATTTACAGACAATCATTATAAAGAGCTTTTGCCAACTACGATCATGAGAATGGATTTGGGCTGTATTGAATGTATTGACCATGATGTCATTAAAAAGGTATTTGATGAGGATCAAAGGGGTGTTTACTTTGAGATATTTGATACGCTGAATCGCCAGAAATATCGAAAGGCATGGCAAAATGATCTGGATTGGCAAACTCAATGGTCTTTGCCAGATGTGATGATGAAGTCTTTTGAAAAATATTGTTCAAATAATAAACCATCTAAAATTTATGATCTGGAGTGTTTTGAAGAATCGGAATATCAAATTGGATTTATCAATGGTGTTTGGAACCCTGAAGAGGGTGCTAAAAGTAGTGCGCAGTATCTTTCAAGAATGGCCAATGGTTATAATGTGCACGGTGTTTATAATGCAACGCATGGAAAAATTGCAGACCTTTTAGAGTGCAGGCAAGGCTTAATGTATAATGCTACAGAGCCTGTAGGTGAATTACACAAGATGTGGAATGCATTTTTTGAAAAAAATAAGGGTAATAGTGCTCAGTTTCTTATGATTTGTCATAGTCAAGGGGCAATTCATGTAAGAAATGCATTACTTAACTATGATAAAGCTTTAAGAAAACGCATTCGCGTTGTAGCTATTGCACCAGGTGCTTATATTTACCCAGAGACCTGTGCAAAGGTAGAGCATTGTAGAGTAAAAGCTTTGAGAGACCCAGTTCCTGCAATTGATAGTAAAGGTCTGGAAAGATGTAAAAAAAGGGTTACTTATTTAGAATCACATCCAAATGCTGGAATAATAGACCACAGATTTAGAAGCCCAACTTATTATAGCAAGTTGAGAGAACATATTGAAGATTATTTACCTAAATCATTAAGAGATAAAGCTTTTAGTGAAAAACTAAATAAAGAGTGGAGCATTATCGGCCTAGTAGAGAAAGTCTCAGCATAA
- a CDS encoding MBL fold metallo-hydrolase translates to MKGFCPLASGSKGNSIFFGTENTKILIDAGLSAKAIKARLSEIRVDIADIDAILISHEHGDHIQGLRVLAFQLGIPVFTNSETARGIHAYFNDSPKLKLFSTGESFEFKDIEIHPFSIQHDTLDPVAFTLRTKETKIGVCTDLGFVTSLVEHHLQNCDYLYVEANHEPSMVHASSRPMVYKQRVLGRNGHLSNEACGKLLQRVIHPKLKHVYLAHLSSECNSPEKALMVVKSHLPENTSFEISIAPQATLARAIAF, encoded by the coding sequence ATGAAAGGATTCTGCCCTCTTGCATCTGGTTCAAAAGGTAACTCTATCTTTTTTGGGACAGAAAATACAAAGATCTTAATTGATGCAGGGCTAAGTGCAAAAGCAATAAAAGCAAGACTCAGCGAAATACGCGTCGATATTGCAGACATCGACGCTATTTTGATAAGCCACGAGCATGGAGATCACATCCAAGGGCTACGAGTGTTGGCTTTTCAGCTGGGTATTCCCGTCTTTACAAATAGTGAGACCGCAAGAGGTATTCATGCCTATTTCAATGACTCACCCAAGCTTAAACTCTTTTCTACTGGAGAAAGCTTTGAATTTAAAGATATAGAGATACATCCCTTTAGCATACAACACGATACACTCGATCCAGTAGCCTTTACTCTTCGTACAAAAGAGACAAAGATTGGAGTGTGTACCGATCTTGGATTTGTAACATCTCTTGTTGAACATCACTTACAAAACTGCGATTACCTCTACGTAGAAGCAAACCATGAGCCGTCTATGGTTCATGCAAGCTCCCGCCCTATGGTCTACAAGCAGCGTGTGCTTGGAAGAAATGGTCACCTCTCCAATGAAGCATGTGGCAAGCTCTTACAACGCGTTATCCACCCAAAACTCAAGCACGTTTATCTAGCTCACCTCTCCAGCGAATGCAACAGCCCAGAGAAGGCTCTGATGGTTGTAAAAAGCCACTTACCAGAAAATACTTCTTTTGAAATAAGTATAGCCCCCCAAGCAACTCTTGCAAGGGCTATAGCCTTTTAA
- the tsaB gene encoding tRNA (adenosine(37)-N6)-threonylcarbamoyltransferase complex dimerization subunit type 1 TsaB codes for MRTLLIDTSCERGIVAICEGDNVLFKKELSLGQPASQYLVSIIHQGLRDVLLSAKELQAIVVGRGPGSYTGLRVGAMVAKTLSYALQIPLIGVCGLEALIPKEDGMFASLIDARMGGAYIAIGKKTGGEVEISTSAKVLPLVDAISLLQEVEHIVTPCIEPIKSKLEAIGLNSSLWSELGPDILQMLRLAKVQFEKKCFSLDGSLDLLYLKEWTANS; via the coding sequence ATGCGCACACTTCTTATTGATACAAGTTGTGAGCGGGGTATTGTAGCCATTTGTGAGGGTGATAATGTTCTTTTTAAAAAAGAACTCTCCCTTGGGCAGCCGGCATCACAATATTTAGTATCAATCATTCATCAAGGTTTGAGGGATGTTTTGCTTTCTGCAAAAGAATTGCAAGCTATCGTTGTTGGAAGAGGTCCTGGCTCCTATACAGGCCTGCGAGTGGGGGCAATGGTTGCAAAAACGCTCTCATATGCCCTTCAAATCCCTTTGATAGGTGTTTGTGGCTTGGAAGCATTGATTCCTAAAGAGGATGGGATGTTTGCATCTCTTATCGATGCAAGAATGGGCGGTGCTTATATCGCAATAGGCAAAAAAACAGGGGGGGAAGTAGAAATTAGTACCTCTGCTAAGGTTTTGCCATTAGTTGATGCAATCTCTCTTTTGCAAGAGGTTGAACACATAGTTACGCCTTGTATCGAGCCAATAAAATCTAAATTAGAAGCCATTGGCTTAAATTCATCTCTTTGGAGTGAGCTTGGGCCAGATATTTTACAGATGCTGCGCCTTGCAAAAGTGCAATTTGAAAAAAAGTGCTTTAGCCTGGACGGCTCTTTAGATCTGCTCTATTTGAAAGAGTGGACAGCAAACTCTTGA
- a CDS encoding thiamine pyrophosphate-dependent enzyme: protein MNKCFSKEKCLEVLRDMLLSRFTDDKMAKLVRQNKGATFQLSAAGHELVGVVAAKHLMPGKDWGLPYYRDQPFAIGLGCSLKEIFGAFLSRDVKNHSAGRMMPGHFSHKDLRIPCQSSVVGSQFLHAVGVAQGVKLRGEDEVVYVSSGDGATSQGDFHEALNYSGLHQLPVIFMVQDNGWAISVPVTEQTAGGSIAHVARGHQGVETSEVDGCSYEEVSSAMQRAVSRARSGFGPSVIIAKVPRLAAHSSSDDPQKYKSLEHVEEEKARDPIPIYEQFLIVNHLATEEEIASIKKEAFHFVELSANEAEELPVPEKGSSSKHVFAKEPVIAKTSLLENPISEDKIVIMDAINHALDEEMQRDTGVIVFGQDVAHGKGGVFGVTKKLTDKYGKMRCFNTPLAESTIIGVALGVSLDGIHKPVAEIQFADYLWTGINQLFNELSSIHYRSNGEWNCPVVIRMPCGGYIQGGPYHSQSIEGFLSHCPGLVVVIPSNASDAKGLMKSAIRSPNPVIFLEHKALYRQQKFAARREPSADYLVPFGKASVVREGSDLTVVAWGLMVLMALDAAEKLSAKGISVEVIDLRSIVPLDIDTILESVKKTGKLLIVHEAARNCGFGAEIAAQVVEKAFAYLDAPIERVCAMDTPVPYCKTLENEVLPQPEDIEKVMHKLASF, encoded by the coding sequence GTGAATAAATGTTTTTCTAAAGAGAAGTGTCTTGAAGTTTTGAGAGATATGCTGCTATCGCGTTTTACAGATGATAAGATGGCAAAACTTGTAAGGCAGAATAAAGGTGCAACATTTCAGCTGTCAGCAGCAGGTCATGAGCTTGTTGGTGTTGTTGCTGCAAAGCATTTGATGCCTGGTAAAGATTGGGGGCTTCCCTATTACAGAGATCAACCCTTTGCAATTGGTCTTGGTTGTAGTTTAAAGGAGATCTTTGGAGCATTTTTATCTCGAGATGTAAAAAATCATTCAGCAGGCCGTATGATGCCGGGGCATTTTTCTCATAAAGATCTTCGCATACCTTGCCAGTCTAGCGTTGTAGGTTCACAATTTTTACATGCTGTGGGGGTAGCTCAAGGAGTAAAACTGAGGGGAGAGGATGAAGTTGTCTATGTATCTTCTGGAGATGGGGCGACCTCTCAAGGTGATTTTCACGAGGCTCTTAATTATTCTGGGTTGCATCAATTACCAGTCATTTTTATGGTTCAAGACAATGGCTGGGCCATTTCTGTTCCTGTGACAGAGCAAACGGCAGGTGGCAGTATTGCGCACGTTGCAAGGGGGCATCAAGGGGTAGAAACATCGGAGGTGGATGGTTGCAGCTATGAAGAGGTTTCTTCTGCAATGCAGAGGGCTGTAAGCAGGGCAAGAAGTGGTTTTGGGCCAAGTGTGATTATAGCAAAAGTTCCAAGGCTTGCAGCACATAGTAGCAGCGATGACCCACAAAAATATAAGTCTTTAGAGCATGTTGAAGAAGAAAAGGCGCGTGATCCTATTCCTATTTATGAGCAGTTTTTAATTGTAAATCATCTTGCAACAGAAGAAGAGATCGCTAGTATAAAAAAAGAGGCTTTTCATTTTGTGGAGCTTTCTGCAAATGAAGCTGAAGAGTTACCCGTACCTGAAAAAGGCTCTTCATCAAAACACGTTTTTGCAAAAGAGCCTGTGATTGCGAAGACAAGCCTTTTAGAAAATCCGATTTCTGAAGATAAGATTGTCATTATGGACGCAATTAACCATGCGCTTGATGAAGAGATGCAAAGAGATACTGGTGTAATTGTATTTGGTCAGGATGTAGCTCATGGAAAAGGTGGCGTCTTTGGTGTAACCAAAAAGCTTACAGATAAGTATGGTAAGATGCGCTGTTTTAATACGCCTCTAGCAGAGTCAACAATCATAGGTGTTGCTCTTGGAGTATCTTTAGATGGAATTCATAAGCCTGTTGCTGAAATACAGTTTGCAGATTATCTGTGGACGGGTATTAATCAATTATTTAATGAGCTCTCAAGTATCCATTATCGTTCAAATGGTGAGTGGAATTGTCCTGTTGTTATTCGCATGCCTTGTGGTGGTTATATACAGGGAGGTCCCTACCATTCTCAAAGCATCGAAGGGTTCTTGTCTCACTGTCCGGGGCTTGTAGTTGTTATTCCAAGTAATGCATCTGATGCTAAGGGTCTTATGAAGAGTGCTATTAGAAGCCCTAATCCTGTAATCTTTTTGGAGCACAAGGCCTTATATAGGCAGCAAAAGTTTGCCGCAAGAAGGGAGCCTTCTGCTGACTATCTTGTACCCTTTGGCAAGGCTAGTGTTGTAAGAGAGGGTAGTGACTTAACAGTTGTTGCTTGGGGGCTTATGGTTTTGATGGCGCTTGATGCCGCCGAAAAACTTAGCGCAAAGGGTATTTCAGTAGAGGTTATTGATTTACGCTCTATTGTGCCATTAGATATAGATACCATTCTTGAATCTGTCAAAAAGACAGGAAAGCTCTTGATTGTTCATGAGGCTGCAAGAAATTGTGGTTTTGGTGCAGAAATAGCAGCGCAAGTTGTAGAAAAAGCATTTGCTTATTTAGATGCACCTATCGAGCGTGTTTGCGCTATGGATACTCCAGTTCCCTATTGTAAGACACTGGAAAATGAAGTTCTTCCACAGCCAGAAGATATTGAAAAAGTAATGCACAAGCTTGCCTCTTTTTAA
- a CDS encoding adenylyltransferase/cytidyltransferase family protein → MTKENLTPFRDTFTAFFRTKLIDPAIIEAKVQELRAQKKTIGTLNGSFDLLHAGHLQIIYEASTVADVLIVALNTDSSIKKYKSSHRPIIPLDYRLQMMSALQFVDYVTWFDETDPRALLKKIRPDIHVNGADWGKDCIEAETVASFGGKIHIVQLVPGLSTSIILKKIRASCD, encoded by the coding sequence ATGACAAAAGAAAATCTAACACCTTTTCGTGATACTTTTACAGCGTTCTTTCGCACTAAATTGATTGACCCTGCAATTATTGAAGCAAAAGTTCAAGAACTGCGCGCGCAAAAAAAAACTATTGGCACGCTCAATGGCTCTTTTGACCTACTGCATGCAGGTCACCTGCAAATTATCTATGAAGCATCCACTGTTGCAGATGTTCTCATTGTTGCTCTCAATACAGATAGCTCCATCAAAAAATACAAAAGCTCTCATAGACCCATTATCCCTCTTGATTATAGACTTCAGATGATGAGCGCTCTACAATTTGTTGATTATGTCACATGGTTTGATGAAACAGATCCAAGAGCTCTTCTTAAAAAAATCCGCCCAGATATCCATGTCAATGGGGCTGACTGGGGAAAAGATTGTATTGAAGCAGAAACTGTAGCTTCCTTTGGAGGCAAAATACATATCGTCCAACTTGTTCCAGGACTTTCCACCTCTATTATCCTTAAAAAAATCAGAGCATCATGCGATTAA
- the dnaJ gene encoding molecular chaperone DnaJ translates to MSGYYEILGVTKSATQEEIKKAYRKKALQYHPDKNPGDASAEGRFKEVSEAYEVLSDEKKREIYDRYGKEALKGAGAGAGAGQRGFASMDEALRTFMGAFGGSGADSIFDSFFGGGGAGGHPFGGSPMHQGASKKVNIRLSFEEAAKGVEKELAITNYVSCSTCDGSGASSPSAVKQCTKCHGSGQVVQNRGFFNMSTTCPQCHGEGKIITDPCKECQGAGRTKEKRKVKAQIPAGVDTGMRLKLSGYGDAGEGGGPPGDLYVFIQVDAHDVFKRHGDDLTLELPIGFSEAALGCKKEIPTLFASCRITIPEGTQSGKVLRVRGEGFPNVHGQGKGDLLLTIIVETPTKLSDKQKELLEEFGKLEGIHNHPNKKSFMEKIKSFFSEFSQS, encoded by the coding sequence ATGTCTGGGTACTATGAAATTTTAGGCGTTACAAAAAGCGCAACTCAAGAAGAAATAAAAAAAGCTTATCGTAAAAAGGCTCTGCAGTATCATCCGGACAAGAATCCTGGAGATGCAAGTGCTGAGGGTCGTTTTAAGGAGGTTTCTGAGGCTTATGAGGTGTTAAGTGACGAGAAAAAACGTGAGATTTACGATCGCTATGGAAAAGAGGCCTTAAAAGGCGCAGGTGCGGGAGCAGGTGCTGGTCAGCGTGGGTTTGCTTCTATGGATGAGGCTCTTCGTACATTTATGGGAGCGTTTGGTGGATCTGGCGCGGATTCTATTTTTGACAGCTTCTTTGGTGGTGGAGGTGCCGGTGGCCATCCCTTTGGTGGATCCCCTATGCATCAGGGGGCAAGTAAGAAGGTAAATATTAGACTTTCTTTTGAAGAGGCTGCAAAGGGTGTAGAAAAAGAGCTTGCGATCACAAATTACGTTTCATGCAGTACCTGCGATGGAAGTGGTGCTTCTAGTCCTTCTGCCGTTAAGCAATGTACTAAATGTCATGGTTCTGGACAGGTCGTACAAAATCGTGGCTTCTTTAATATGTCTACAACATGTCCTCAATGTCATGGAGAAGGAAAAATTATTACAGACCCTTGTAAAGAATGTCAGGGAGCTGGTCGTACAAAAGAAAAACGTAAAGTTAAGGCGCAAATCCCTGCAGGTGTCGATACGGGTATGCGGCTTAAGCTGAGCGGTTATGGGGATGCAGGTGAGGGTGGTGGGCCTCCTGGTGACTTGTACGTGTTTATTCAAGTAGATGCACACGATGTATTTAAGCGTCATGGAGATGATTTGACATTGGAATTGCCCATTGGATTTAGTGAAGCAGCCCTTGGTTGTAAAAAAGAAATCCCCACGCTTTTTGCTAGCTGCCGCATCACCATTCCAGAAGGCACACAAAGTGGAAAAGTTTTGCGTGTTCGTGGAGAGGGTTTTCCAAATGTGCATGGACAGGGAAAAGGTGATCTTCTTTTAACAATTATTGTGGAAACACCTACAAAGTTGAGTGATAAGCAAAAAGAGCTGCTTGAGGAATTTGGAAAGTTGGAAGGTATACATAATCATCCGAATAAAAAGAGTTTTATGGAGAAGATAAAATCTTTTTTTTCAGAATTTTCTCAGTCATAA
- the lon gene encoding endopeptidase La — protein MDISSLEEAVLDAIEETHQHGSKSSLPPNKLYVVSLSKRPFFPGMAAPIVIEPGPYYEVLKLVANSEHKYIGLMLTKKEDISAFNLTFDDLHKVGVVARILRIIPMEQGGAQVIVNVEKRFTVAKPVKKSKYLMAVPIYHEDKAVSSEELKAYSISIVTTIKELLKLNPLFKEELQIFLGHSDFTEPGKLADFAVALTTASREELQDVLETFDVEKRIDKALLLLKKELDLSRLQNSINQKIEGMISKTQKEFFLREQLKTIKKELGIEKDDKACDLEKFEERLKVRTIPPDVLKTIKEEMEKLNALETISPEYSVCRNYLDWLTIVPWGVFSKECHDLKKAEHILAEDHYGLEDIKERILEFISVGKLSGGVKGSIICLVGPPGVGKTSIGKSIARALDRKFYRFSVGGMRDEAEIKGHRRTYIGAMPGKLIQALKFTETSNPVIMLDEVDKIGSSYQGDPASALLEVLDPEQNKEFLDHYLDVRCDLSNVLFIVTANVLDTIPEPLKDRMDILRLSGYILEEKIQIANRYLIPRNRKSMGLKANQVSFTKEATAAIINGYAREAGVRSLENYIKKILRKVALKIVRQEEDKKEKELYKLTPDNLAKYIGKPVFTSDRFYKTNPVGVCNGLAWTSMGGATLYIEAICVPSDKTEMKLTGQAGDVMKESSQIAWSYLFSKSEKYAPGTAFFKKTSVHIHIPEGATPKDGPSAGVTMVTALLSLLRQEPVTEELGMTGEITLTGKVLPVGGIKEKLIAARRSRLKTLIFPKENLRDYEELPDYIKRDIKVHFVEEYDEVFALAFTAKKKKYKNVL, from the coding sequence ATGGATATAAGCAGTTTAGAAGAAGCTGTTCTCGATGCCATTGAAGAGACACATCAACATGGATCAAAATCTTCTCTTCCTCCAAACAAGCTTTATGTCGTATCTCTCAGTAAACGCCCCTTTTTTCCAGGGATGGCAGCTCCCATCGTCATAGAACCTGGCCCCTATTACGAAGTCTTAAAACTTGTAGCTAATTCAGAGCATAAATACATAGGACTGATGCTCACAAAAAAAGAAGACATAAGTGCCTTTAACCTCACTTTTGATGACCTTCACAAAGTAGGTGTAGTGGCAAGAATTTTACGTATCATCCCTATGGAGCAGGGAGGCGCTCAGGTTATTGTCAACGTTGAAAAGCGCTTTACTGTAGCAAAACCTGTCAAAAAATCTAAATATCTCATGGCAGTACCCATCTACCATGAAGACAAAGCTGTAAGCTCGGAAGAGCTTAAAGCCTACAGTATCAGTATTGTTACAACCATTAAAGAACTTTTAAAATTAAACCCTCTCTTTAAAGAAGAGCTTCAAATATTTCTTGGACACTCTGATTTTACAGAACCTGGAAAGCTTGCAGACTTTGCAGTGGCCCTAACTACTGCAAGTAGAGAAGAGTTACAGGACGTGCTTGAAACTTTCGATGTAGAAAAACGCATCGATAAAGCACTTCTTTTACTCAAAAAAGAGCTAGACTTAAGTAGACTACAAAATAGCATCAATCAAAAAATTGAAGGGATGATCTCTAAAACACAAAAAGAGTTCTTTTTAAGAGAGCAGCTCAAAACAATCAAAAAAGAACTTGGCATTGAGAAAGACGATAAAGCATGTGACTTAGAGAAATTTGAAGAGCGCCTTAAAGTAAGAACCATTCCTCCAGATGTTCTTAAAACCATCAAAGAGGAAATGGAAAAGCTCAATGCTTTAGAAACCATCTCTCCTGAATACTCTGTCTGCAGGAACTATTTAGACTGGCTTACAATAGTGCCTTGGGGCGTTTTTAGCAAAGAATGCCACGACTTAAAAAAAGCAGAACATATCCTTGCAGAAGATCATTATGGCTTAGAAGATATTAAAGAGCGTATATTAGAGTTTATCAGCGTAGGAAAACTCTCTGGCGGCGTTAAAGGAAGCATCATTTGTTTAGTCGGACCTCCAGGTGTTGGTAAGACAAGCATTGGAAAAAGCATTGCAAGAGCACTGGATAGAAAATTTTATAGATTTTCTGTTGGTGGAATGCGTGATGAAGCTGAAATCAAGGGTCACAGAAGAACCTATATAGGTGCCATGCCTGGTAAACTCATTCAAGCGCTCAAGTTCACAGAGACATCCAATCCTGTCATCATGCTCGACGAAGTCGACAAAATAGGCTCGAGCTACCAAGGAGATCCTGCTTCTGCTCTTTTAGAAGTTTTAGATCCAGAACAAAACAAAGAGTTTTTAGACCACTATCTAGACGTACGCTGTGATCTTTCCAATGTATTATTTATCGTTACAGCAAACGTGCTAGATACAATACCAGAGCCCTTAAAAGACCGTATGGATATACTACGCCTTTCTGGATACATACTCGAAGAAAAAATCCAAATTGCCAACCGCTATCTCATCCCAAGAAATAGAAAAAGCATGGGGCTAAAGGCAAATCAGGTGTCTTTTACAAAGGAAGCAACAGCTGCAATCATCAATGGTTATGCAAGAGAAGCGGGCGTTAGAAGCCTCGAAAATTACATTAAAAAAATCTTGCGAAAAGTAGCCCTTAAAATTGTACGTCAAGAAGAAGACAAAAAAGAAAAAGAGCTCTATAAGCTAACTCCCGACAATTTAGCAAAATACATAGGCAAGCCTGTATTCACATCGGATCGCTTCTATAAAACAAACCCCGTTGGCGTATGCAACGGTCTTGCATGGACATCTATGGGAGGAGCAACTCTTTATATTGAAGCTATATGTGTTCCCTCAGATAAAACGGAGATGAAGCTTACTGGACAAGCAGGTGATGTCATGAAGGAGTCTTCACAAATTGCTTGGAGCTACCTTTTTAGCAAATCAGAAAAATATGCACCTGGCACTGCTTTTTTCAAAAAAACCTCCGTACACATCCATATTCCAGAAGGTGCAACTCCAAAAGATGGGCCTTCTGCAGGTGTTACCATGGTTACAGCGCTTCTCTCACTATTGCGTCAAGAGCCTGTTACCGAAGAGCTTGGTATGACAGGTGAAATCACGCTTACGGGAAAGGTGTTGCCAGTTGGTGGAATCAAAGAAAAATTAATCGCAGCAAGAAGATCTCGCCTCAAAACCCTTATTTTTCCAAAAGAAAACCTAAGAGACTACGAAGAGCTTCCCGATTACATCAAACGCGATATTAAAGTACATTTTGTTGAAGAATATGATGAAGTCTTTGCTCTGGCCTTTACAGCAAAGAAAAAAAAGTATAAAAATGTTTTATGA
- the rpsU gene encoding 30S ribosomal protein S21: MPSVKIRIGEPLDKALRALKKKLDKEGIMKSAKAHRFYDKPSVRSRAKSKAALKYKR; encoded by the coding sequence ATGCCCAGTGTAAAAATTCGTATTGGTGAACCGTTAGATAAAGCTCTTCGTGCCTTGAAAAAAAAGTTGGATAAAGAAGGGATCATGAAATCAGCAAAAGCACATCGTTTTTATGATAAGCCTTCTGTTAGAAGTCGGGCTAAATCAAAGGCCGCTCTCAAATATAAGCGCTAG